In Fodinibius salicampi, a single genomic region encodes these proteins:
- a CDS encoding DNA translocase FtsK: MAKKSSSGGFLGGISEARKMEIIGILVMSLGGLIGLSILSYSASDYTLIQSLSTESLFSIDRGPALRIQNGLGVIGAYLSHFFVYKLFGYVSLIIPIVIFFYGWFIFRNREIYQLLWPTAYAIWSMVLISTILGWFNTEYDWYSSVWSGEAGIGTARILQNITGIGSIVILAVFLVTTLLALLDRDLQATVDRVKGWTTDIKSSFNNWQEDRQRKKETKKKEKENEAQQEKVRQHQEAEQRMRQQSNSVNNTERSVQEKTSTPEPEPREKERSIDEIVEQSQQQDRERMRRQQEQVKSLDQRPRADIEKKKVAEEEDDDVDISVYVGEGDEQADERELDKQNQDKAKEVPRVKYKFPTIDLLDSPPNEGNEVDLEEIKENKRIILDKLKRHKIEIRSINAIVGPTVTLYELDPAPDVKISKIESYANDLKMATAAKGLRIMAPIPGRSAVGIEVPNGKRETVYLKSVLNTKKFVESDYELPIAFGKTIENDVFMVDLSLMPHLLIAGATGSGKTVGINTIITCLLYKCHPDDLKFVLIDPKKIELSLFQKIETQFLATIPGADEPIVTDTSRAQETLESLTKEMDERYDLLKDGMVRDIRAYNKKFDNGELDEEEGHRHLPYIVVIIDELADLMMTAGKQIEEPIARLAQLARAVGIHLVVATQRPSVNVVTGTIKANFPARLAYQVASKVDSRTILDTGGADQLIGNGDMLFTNGGGMTRIQNAFVSTEEVEKITDFIGNQRGYNNKYELPVINEESSSGDIPDPLEDIDELFESAAKIIVLHQQGSVSLLQRKLKIGYNRAGRIIDQLFNAGVVGPYQGSTARDVLVEDEEELEELLDELDEFER; this comes from the coding sequence ATGGCAAAAAAGAGTAGCTCGGGCGGATTCCTCGGAGGCATCTCCGAAGCCCGGAAAATGGAAATAATTGGCATCTTGGTTATGTCATTGGGAGGCCTGATTGGGTTAAGTATATTGAGCTATAGCGCCTCTGATTATACCCTTATCCAATCTCTGTCTACCGAAAGTCTCTTTAGCATAGATCGAGGGCCGGCACTGCGCATCCAGAATGGACTGGGTGTTATAGGAGCATATCTTTCGCACTTTTTTGTCTACAAGTTATTTGGTTATGTAAGTCTTATTATTCCCATTGTTATCTTCTTTTACGGCTGGTTTATTTTCCGTAATCGTGAAATCTATCAATTACTTTGGCCTACCGCTTATGCCATTTGGAGTATGGTCTTGATTTCTACCATCTTAGGGTGGTTTAATACGGAGTACGATTGGTATTCATCCGTATGGAGTGGAGAGGCGGGAATCGGAACCGCTCGTATACTTCAAAATATTACGGGTATCGGTTCGATTGTTATCTTGGCTGTTTTCTTGGTTACAACTCTTTTGGCCCTTCTGGATCGGGATCTCCAGGCTACGGTAGACAGAGTTAAGGGTTGGACTACCGACATTAAGTCTTCCTTTAACAATTGGCAGGAAGATCGACAACGTAAAAAGGAAACAAAGAAAAAAGAGAAAGAAAATGAGGCACAGCAAGAAAAGGTAAGGCAGCATCAAGAGGCTGAGCAGCGAATGCGGCAGCAATCTAATTCCGTTAACAATACAGAAAGATCCGTTCAGGAAAAAACATCAACGCCTGAGCCTGAACCGCGTGAAAAGGAACGGTCTATTGATGAGATTGTCGAACAGTCGCAGCAGCAGGATCGGGAACGCATGCGACGCCAACAGGAGCAGGTTAAATCGCTGGATCAGCGTCCCAGGGCTGATATTGAGAAGAAGAAAGTTGCTGAGGAGGAAGACGATGATGTTGATATTTCGGTATATGTTGGGGAAGGAGATGAGCAGGCAGATGAAAGAGAACTTGACAAGCAAAATCAGGATAAGGCAAAAGAAGTACCCAGAGTTAAGTACAAGTTCCCAACTATTGACCTCCTGGATTCGCCGCCGAATGAAGGAAATGAGGTGGACCTGGAGGAAATTAAGGAGAATAAGCGCATTATTCTCGATAAGCTAAAGCGTCATAAAATAGAGATCCGGAGCATTAATGCTATCGTAGGGCCCACGGTAACACTTTATGAATTGGATCCGGCTCCGGATGTAAAGATTAGCAAAATTGAAAGCTATGCCAATGACCTTAAGATGGCAACAGCCGCTAAGGGATTGCGTATCATGGCACCCATTCCGGGACGATCTGCAGTGGGTATTGAGGTTCCAAACGGAAAGCGGGAGACCGTTTACCTCAAATCGGTTTTAAACACGAAAAAATTTGTAGAAAGTGATTATGAGCTGCCCATAGCATTCGGGAAAACCATTGAAAACGATGTATTTATGGTGGATCTGAGCCTGATGCCACACTTGCTGATTGCCGGTGCAACCGGATCGGGTAAAACAGTAGGTATTAATACGATCATCACCTGCTTGCTTTATAAATGCCATCCCGATGATCTTAAATTTGTATTAATTGATCCCAAGAAAATTGAGTTATCTTTATTCCAAAAAATTGAGACCCAGTTTCTGGCAACAATACCGGGTGCAGATGAACCTATTGTAACGGATACAAGTCGTGCCCAGGAGACGCTGGAGAGCCTTACCAAAGAGATGGATGAGCGATATGACTTGCTCAAAGACGGGATGGTGCGGGATATTCGTGCTTACAACAAAAAATTTGATAACGGTGAACTGGATGAAGAGGAAGGCCACCGTCACCTGCCCTATATCGTGGTAATTATTGATGAGCTGGCCGACCTGATGATGACGGCCGGTAAACAAATTGAAGAACCTATTGCCCGGCTTGCGCAGCTGGCCCGTGCTGTAGGTATTCACTTGGTTGTGGCTACACAGCGACCTTCTGTAAATGTGGTAACGGGAACTATTAAGGCAAACTTTCCCGCCCGTCTTGCGTACCAAGTAGCTTCAAAAGTTGATTCCCGAACGATTCTTGATACCGGTGGTGCCGATCAGCTCATCGGTAATGGTGATATGCTTTTCACCAATGGCGGGGGAATGACCCGAATACAGAATGCTTTTGTGTCCACCGAAGAAGTTGAAAAGATAACGGATTTCATCGGAAATCAGCGAGGATATAATAATAAGTACGAGTTACCTGTTATTAATGAAGAATCTTCGAGTGGCGATATACCAGATCCACTGGAAGATATAGATGAGCTGTTCGAATCGGCGGCGAAAATTATTGTATTACACCAGCAGGGGTCAGTATCGCTGTTACAGCGAAAGCTCAAGATTGGTTACAATCGAGCAGGCCGTATTATTGATCAGCTCTTTAATGCTGGCGTGGTAGGGCCGTACCAGGGCAGCACTGCACGCGATGTTTTAGTTGAAGATGAAGAGGAATTAGAAGAGTTACTGGATGAACTGGACGAGTTTGAGCGATAG
- a CDS encoding 2-phosphosulfolactate phosphatase, protein MSNNIDVFISSQSFQEEELREKTVVVIDVLRASSTMVTALDNNAKGVIPVADMDDASKISQNLNSPNFLLSGEKNGVKIEGYDLGNSPLDYTSDVVKDKTIILNTTNGTKAIKRASLAKEVVIGSFLNLRTVVDYLQKVESEIVLVCAGWHDRLALEDLLCAGNIIYELTGGSLSSTAQDGAKVAFGLYEKFGDDIEGTIKSSNYAVRLKDIVSEEDLLYCCQRNIMQVLPAMNEGIISDIHGKKE, encoded by the coding sequence ATGAGTAACAATATAGATGTATTTATTTCTTCACAATCTTTTCAGGAAGAGGAATTGAGGGAGAAAACGGTAGTGGTCATAGATGTTTTAAGGGCCAGCTCGACCATGGTCACTGCATTGGATAACAATGCCAAGGGCGTTATCCCTGTTGCAGATATGGATGATGCCAGCAAAATATCCCAAAACCTTAATTCTCCCAATTTTCTTCTAAGCGGAGAAAAAAATGGTGTTAAGATAGAAGGATATGATCTTGGAAACTCACCACTTGACTATACTTCTGATGTAGTGAAGGATAAAACAATCATCCTGAATACTACTAACGGAACCAAAGCAATTAAACGCGCATCGCTTGCAAAAGAAGTTGTAATTGGTTCTTTTTTGAATTTAAGAACCGTTGTTGATTACCTACAAAAGGTAGAGTCTGAGATTGTATTGGTATGTGCCGGGTGGCATGATCGTTTGGCCCTTGAGGATTTACTTTGTGCTGGAAATATTATTTACGAACTTACAGGCGGATCGCTATCGTCTACCGCACAGGATGGAGCAAAAGTTGCTTTTGGTCTTTATGAAAAATTTGGTGATGATATAGAAGGAACAATTAAGTCATCAAACTATGCTGTTCGACTCAAAGATATTGTGAGTGAGGAGGACCTGTTGTATTGCTGTCAACGAAATATCATGCAGGTTCTTCCGGCAATGAATGAAGGAATAATATCAGATATCCATGGCAAAAAAGAGTAG
- the gcvT gene encoding glycine cleavage system aminomethyltransferase GcvT, giving the protein MLKRTPFYNHHKQAGAKLIDFGGFEMPVQYDSIRKEHNVVRNSVGMFDVSHMGEFLIKGAHALDLIQHITINDASKLSPGNAQYTAMCYENGGIVDDLLVYMLDEKKYMLVVNASNIEKDYTWVTDNNEFDARVENKSDEICLLAVQGPKSVDVLQKLTGINLSNIKFYTFEKGALAGFENIIFSATGYTGEKGFELYFDKNEADAESIWTAILDAGKEFGIEPCGLGARDTLRLEMGFALYGNDITKDTHPLEARMGWLTKLEKGDFIGRSALKKKKEKGLKRKLVGFTIEDQRSIPRSGYDILDEDDNEIGFVTSGTRSITLNKNIGMGYVKKEFAEQDETIFIKIRNKKAKAIVEQPPFIDK; this is encoded by the coding sequence ATGTTGAAACGAACTCCTTTTTACAATCACCATAAACAAGCTGGGGCAAAACTAATTGATTTTGGTGGATTTGAGATGCCCGTCCAGTATGACAGTATCCGCAAGGAGCACAATGTGGTCAGGAATTCGGTGGGAATGTTTGATGTCTCCCATATGGGAGAATTTTTAATTAAAGGAGCGCATGCACTGGATTTGATTCAGCATATTACAATCAACGATGCCTCTAAGTTAAGCCCGGGGAATGCCCAATATACGGCCATGTGTTATGAAAATGGTGGAATAGTTGATGATTTACTGGTATATATGCTGGATGAAAAGAAATACATGTTGGTTGTTAATGCTTCTAATATTGAGAAGGATTATACATGGGTTACCGACAATAATGAATTTGATGCCAGAGTAGAAAATAAATCCGATGAGATATGTTTGCTTGCGGTGCAGGGACCGAAATCGGTAGATGTCTTACAAAAGCTTACAGGTATTAACCTTTCTAACATTAAGTTTTATACCTTTGAAAAGGGGGCACTGGCCGGTTTCGAAAATATCATTTTTTCTGCCACCGGCTATACCGGGGAAAAAGGATTTGAATTATATTTTGATAAGAATGAGGCGGATGCAGAGAGTATATGGACCGCCATTTTGGATGCGGGTAAAGAATTTGGAATAGAACCCTGCGGACTTGGCGCGCGTGACACCTTGCGGCTTGAAATGGGATTTGCCCTCTATGGAAACGATATTACAAAAGATACGCATCCCCTTGAAGCGCGTATGGGATGGCTCACGAAGCTCGAAAAGGGGGATTTTATTGGACGGTCAGCGCTCAAAAAGAAGAAAGAAAAAGGGCTCAAACGCAAACTGGTTGGCTTTACAATTGAAGATCAACGGTCAATCCCGCGCTCCGGTTATGATATTCTGGATGAAGACGATAATGAGATTGGGTTTGTAACAAGCGGAACACGTTCCATTACTCTGAATAAAAATATTGGGATGGGCTACGTGAAAAAAGAATTTGCTGAACAAGATGAAACTATATTCATAAAAATTCGAAACAAAAAGGCGAAAGCCATTGTTGAACAGCCACCATTTATTGATAAGTAG
- a CDS encoding Mrp/NBP35 family ATP-binding protein, with translation MAINKQQVRTALTHVLHPEMNKDLVTLDMVEDLVVQDSFITFTIDLPEKNTELEHRLKEKCKEAIHKYVDQDAVLDINTAVNISKFRNNEDKGEFPGQGHRQQKNKQEEDEEILSGVKNIIAVASGKGGVGKSTVAVNLACGLARTGAKVGLLDTDIYGPSIPTMLDTHERPNITTDKKLIPMQKYGIRFLSMGLLVDPDQAMIWRGPMVTSAVKQFMQEVEWGELDYLVLDLPPGTGDIQLTLVQTVPLTGAVIVSTPQDVALDDARKGVAMFKKVNVPVLGMVENMAYFIPDDMPDKKYYIFGKHGARNLADKIGTNFLGEIPLEQKVRESGDEGKPIVLGDMDTKSAQAFVELSNNVIQQLAIRNQQEAPTEKIDIKIKP, from the coding sequence ATGGCGATCAACAAACAACAAGTACGTACCGCACTTACCCACGTACTGCATCCCGAAATGAACAAAGATCTGGTAACCCTCGATATGGTAGAGGACCTGGTTGTACAGGACTCGTTTATTACCTTTACCATCGATTTACCGGAAAAAAATACGGAACTGGAGCATCGCCTTAAAGAAAAGTGCAAAGAAGCGATTCACAAGTATGTGGATCAAGATGCCGTACTTGATATCAATACGGCTGTTAACATCTCTAAGTTTCGTAATAACGAGGATAAAGGAGAATTCCCAGGTCAGGGTCATCGCCAACAGAAAAACAAACAAGAAGAGGATGAGGAGATCCTTTCCGGAGTAAAAAATATTATCGCGGTAGCTTCCGGCAAGGGCGGCGTGGGAAAATCTACCGTTGCCGTTAATCTGGCTTGCGGACTTGCCCGTACCGGTGCAAAAGTAGGGCTATTGGATACCGATATATACGGCCCTAGCATTCCAACCATGCTGGATACCCATGAACGTCCGAATATTACGACCGATAAAAAATTAATCCCAATGCAAAAGTACGGCATTCGCTTTCTCTCAATGGGACTGTTGGTTGATCCGGACCAGGCGATGATCTGGCGGGGCCCCATGGTTACCAGCGCCGTAAAACAGTTTATGCAGGAAGTTGAATGGGGGGAGCTCGATTACCTGGTACTTGATCTGCCTCCCGGAACGGGTGATATTCAGCTCACGCTGGTTCAAACAGTTCCCCTAACAGGCGCGGTTATTGTATCGACTCCTCAAGATGTAGCCTTGGATGATGCGCGCAAAGGTGTGGCTATGTTCAAGAAGGTTAATGTGCCTGTACTTGGAATGGTTGAAAATATGGCTTATTTCATTCCGGATGATATGCCCGATAAAAAATATTACATATTTGGAAAGCATGGGGCCCGAAACCTTGCAGACAAAATAGGTACAAACTTTCTTGGAGAAATTCCGCTGGAACAAAAAGTGCGTGAAAGCGGTGATGAAGGAAAACCTATCGTCCTGGGCGATATGGATACCAAATCCGCACAGGCATTTGTAGAGCTCTCCAATAATGTCATTCAACAGCTGGCTATTCGCAATCAACAGGAAGCTCCAACAGAAAAAATCGATATAAAAATCAAGCCATAG
- a CDS encoding formimidoylglutamase, with protein MPKTEKDDPRVGYWLQNKPQKTKVVLIGFPSDEGVRRNGGREGASEAPDKIRQELYKMTPDAEETTLFIDLIEHTTDVGDLKTSGNLEEDQQKLGNIVAGYLEQGVIPIILGGGHETAYGHFSGYAEANLKTSIFNLDAHTDVRPLNNGKAHSGSPFRQALEHETSVETYLVAGLQPYSVARSHLKFIDEHGGDYLFRDETNITSISGFFHRHESERLMVTFDMDVVDQSQAPGVSAPCANGIAADLWLTAAYLAGRNEQVTSFDLSEFNPRYDRDSQTAKLAALTIWHFLLGLSQRS; from the coding sequence ATGCCCAAAACCGAAAAAGATGATCCCCGTGTAGGTTATTGGTTGCAAAACAAGCCTCAAAAAACAAAAGTTGTATTGATAGGTTTCCCCTCAGATGAGGGAGTCCGACGGAATGGGGGCCGGGAGGGAGCATCTGAGGCCCCTGACAAAATACGTCAAGAATTGTATAAAATGACCCCTGATGCCGAAGAAACAACCCTTTTTATTGACTTGATTGAGCATACAACTGATGTTGGGGATCTGAAAACTTCTGGTAATTTAGAGGAGGATCAGCAGAAATTGGGAAATATAGTCGCCGGTTACCTCGAACAGGGTGTGATCCCCATTATCCTGGGAGGAGGCCATGAAACAGCCTACGGTCATTTTTCAGGATATGCAGAGGCTAATTTAAAAACCTCTATTTTTAATCTGGATGCGCATACGGATGTACGTCCGTTGAATAATGGAAAAGCTCATTCAGGTTCTCCTTTTCGTCAGGCCCTGGAGCATGAAACATCTGTTGAAACCTATTTGGTAGCAGGATTACAGCCCTACTCTGTGGCTCGCTCCCACCTCAAGTTCATAGATGAGCATGGAGGAGATTACCTGTTTCGGGATGAAACGAATATAACATCGATATCGGGTTTCTTTCATCGGCATGAAAGTGAGCGCCTGATGGTTACTTTTGATATGGATGTGGTTGACCAATCACAAGCCCCGGGAGTGAGTGCTCCATGTGCCAATGGGATAGCTGCCGACTTGTGGTTGACTGCAGCTTATCTTGCGGGGAGAAATGAACAGGTGACCTCCTTTGATCTGTCGGAATTCAATCCCCGATACGATCGGGATAGCCAAACGGCCAAATTGGCGGCACTTACCATCTGGCATTTTTTATTGGGATTAAGCCAACGCTCTTAG
- a CDS encoding creatininase family protein, whose amino-acid sequence MKNVILLVIMCVALPALLPAQELTPKWEELTASDWDEAVAESDSTCILPLGILEKHGLQAPMGSDLIVARSLALEAAKKEYAVVFPEFYFGQIYEAKHLGGTFSLPSELVWDILKETVEEIARNGFKKIVLVNGHGGNNYLLPYFVQSQLEEEKDYVTYLYSTEPDSEHTEKVNQLRKSDPSEDMHGGEGETSLLLHLRPDLVKLEEAPKESGEDQARLDLMESLYTGIWWYARFPNHYAGKAEVASAELGKVMFDYRVDSLVEALKNVKNDKTTPVVQQEYFDHVREK is encoded by the coding sequence ATGAAAAATGTTATTTTACTAGTAATTATGTGCGTGGCACTGCCTGCATTACTGCCTGCCCAGGAATTGACACCAAAATGGGAAGAGTTAACGGCCTCTGATTGGGATGAAGCCGTAGCTGAATCAGATTCTACTTGTATTCTACCTTTGGGTATACTGGAAAAACACGGACTTCAGGCTCCAATGGGTTCTGATCTGATTGTTGCCCGTAGTTTAGCGTTGGAAGCAGCTAAAAAAGAATACGCTGTTGTTTTTCCGGAATTCTATTTTGGACAGATATATGAGGCAAAACACCTTGGAGGTACCTTTTCTTTACCTTCTGAATTGGTATGGGACATTCTTAAAGAAACGGTTGAAGAAATTGCCCGAAATGGATTTAAGAAAATTGTACTGGTGAATGGACATGGAGGAAATAACTACCTATTACCCTATTTTGTACAGTCTCAGCTTGAGGAAGAGAAGGATTATGTGACTTATCTTTATAGCACCGAACCCGATTCCGAACATACGGAAAAGGTCAATCAGTTGAGGAAATCTGATCCATCCGAGGATATGCATGGCGGTGAGGGAGAAACCTCGCTATTACTTCACCTAAGGCCCGATTTGGTGAAGCTGGAGGAGGCACCCAAGGAATCCGGAGAAGATCAGGCAAGGCTGGATCTCATGGAATCCTTATATACAGGTATTTGGTGGTACGCCCGTTTTCCCAATCATTATGCGGGTAAGGCAGAGGTCGCAAGTGCCGAATTGGGTAAAGTGATGTTTGACTATCGTGTAGATTCATTGGTAGAGGCTCTGAAAAATGTTAAGAATGATAAAACAACGCCGGTCGTACAACAAGAATATTTTGATCATGTTCGAGAGAAATAG
- the sfnG gene encoding dimethylsulfone monooxygenase SfnG: MDTQFAYWVPNVSGGLVITDWPMNTDWSYEYNKELAQTAEKVGFDYALAQARFFGSYNAEKQLEALSIANALAANTEKLRLIGAVHPGQWNPGPIANFVATADRISNGRFHLNVVSGWFKDEFTRFGEPWLAHDERYDRSEEFIQVLKGLWTEDTFSFDGRFYQIDEAPLQPKPVTPPAIFQGGNSPRALKMAARVSDWLFLNGGSLEKIQGQIEQVNRYAEEFGTEPPKIGVNSFVIARDTEAEAKQELENIIENATEEAVEGFKEQVKQAGQSAPEGEGMWADSDFNDLVQYNDGFKTGLIGTKEQIVERIRQLDAIGVDLVLTGFLHFTDELPHFGNEIIPAVKKAKPLEQSEVLVAK; encoded by the coding sequence ATGGATACACAATTTGCATACTGGGTTCCAAATGTAAGCGGTGGACTCGTAATCACCGACTGGCCCATGAACACTGACTGGAGTTACGAATACAATAAAGAATTAGCCCAAACAGCCGAAAAAGTAGGCTTTGACTATGCGCTTGCCCAGGCCCGTTTTTTCGGAAGTTATAATGCTGAGAAACAGCTCGAAGCGCTCAGTATTGCCAATGCCCTGGCCGCTAATACCGAAAAGCTACGCCTCATCGGGGCCGTACATCCCGGGCAGTGGAATCCTGGTCCCATTGCCAACTTTGTAGCTACAGCTGATCGCATCAGCAACGGGCGGTTTCACTTGAATGTGGTAAGTGGCTGGTTTAAGGATGAGTTTACCAGATTCGGCGAACCTTGGCTGGCACATGATGAACGATATGACCGGAGCGAAGAATTTATTCAAGTGTTAAAAGGATTATGGACTGAAGATACGTTTTCATTCGACGGACGTTTTTACCAGATTGATGAAGCACCGCTGCAACCCAAGCCCGTTACTCCTCCTGCGATCTTCCAGGGCGGAAACTCTCCGCGAGCTCTAAAAATGGCGGCAAGGGTTTCTGACTGGCTGTTTTTAAATGGAGGAAGCCTTGAAAAGATCCAAGGCCAAATTGAACAGGTTAATAGATATGCCGAAGAATTTGGTACTGAGCCCCCTAAAATCGGCGTTAATTCCTTTGTTATTGCTCGCGATACGGAAGCCGAAGCCAAGCAAGAACTGGAGAATATTATTGAAAATGCCACTGAGGAAGCCGTTGAAGGCTTCAAAGAACAAGTAAAACAGGCCGGACAATCAGCACCAGAAGGCGAAGGAATGTGGGCCGATTCCGACTTCAATGATCTGGTTCAATATAACGACGGGTTCAAAACCGGTTTAATTGGTACCAAAGAGCAAATTGTCGAACGTATTCGACAGCTCGATGCTATTGGAGTCGACCTTGTACTTACCGGATTTCTCCATTTTACCGATGAGCTGCCTCATTTCGGTAATGAAATCATTCCGGCTGTAAAAAAAGCCAAGCCGCTTGAACAGTCCGAAGTTCTGGTTGCGAAATAG
- a CDS encoding NADPH-dependent FMN reductase: protein MSDLLGIVGSVSTPSKTRAAIEISLQAAENEFDVNTEILHLAEYDLDIADGRKLDEYTGDTADALNLIINSSAFLIGTPVYRGSYSGALKNLFDLIPRGQWQSDEAPLEDRPIGLIATGATDHHYLSISHELEPIASFFGSHQVGSGVYVNSSQFDDHQVTDKEIIARLETLGKATIELSKAVDNAQYLSQLGPQF, encoded by the coding sequence ATGAGTGATCTTTTAGGCATAGTAGGTAGCGTATCAACTCCCTCAAAGACAAGAGCTGCAATCGAAATATCATTACAGGCAGCCGAGAATGAGTTCGATGTTAATACAGAAATCCTTCATCTGGCCGAATATGATTTGGATATCGCTGACGGACGTAAGCTGGATGAATATACCGGAGATACGGCAGATGCACTTAATCTCATTATTAACAGCAGCGCCTTTCTCATTGGTACACCCGTCTACCGGGGAAGTTACTCAGGCGCACTTAAAAATTTATTTGACCTGATTCCCAGAGGACAATGGCAATCAGATGAAGCCCCTTTGGAAGATCGTCCTATTGGACTGATTGCCACAGGTGCTACCGACCATCACTACTTATCGATTAGTCATGAGCTGGAACCCATTGCCTCATTTTTTGGTTCTCATCAGGTAGGAAGTGGGGTTTATGTCAATAGTTCCCAGTTTGATGATCATCAGGTAACCGATAAAGAGATAATTGCCAGACTCGAAACATTAGGCAAGGCTACTATTGAACTATCCAAGGCTGTAGATAATGCCCAATACTTATCACAGCTCGGTCCTCAATTCTAA
- a CDS encoding flavin reductase family protein, whose amino-acid sequence MGASNPKKEQARSLKKAMRQLPFPVAIATAAVGKEKRGITIGSFTSLSLDPPLISFNIDREAQIYSLITRATHFAIHLPQPKQAKLCDHFSTSGLSSNEQFENISYQRNSYGTPVIKEVPTVIQCRAYDQISAGDHIIIIGEVAEIEQKNNNPSILYYDRSYREIGAIAPKEEPNIKRVG is encoded by the coding sequence ATGGGAGCTTCAAACCCAAAAAAGGAACAGGCTAGATCTCTTAAAAAGGCAATGCGGCAACTCCCTTTCCCGGTGGCAATTGCTACTGCCGCTGTAGGAAAAGAAAAACGAGGCATCACTATCGGATCTTTTACCAGTCTATCACTTGATCCCCCGCTCATCTCGTTTAACATTGACCGAGAGGCCCAGATATATTCTCTTATCACCCGTGCCACTCACTTTGCCATTCATTTGCCACAGCCAAAGCAAGCGAAGCTGTGCGATCATTTTTCTACTTCGGGGTTAAGTAGTAATGAACAGTTTGAAAATATTAGTTACCAGCGTAATTCTTACGGAACTCCGGTCATAAAAGAGGTTCCAACCGTTATACAATGCCGCGCCTACGATCAAATATCAGCGGGAGACCATATTATTATCATTGGTGAAGTGGCAGAAATCGAACAGAAAAATAACAATCCAAGTATTTTATATTATGATCGTTCTTATCGGGAAATAGGAGCCATTGCACCTAAGGAGGAGCCAAATATTAAACGTGTCGGATAA
- a CDS encoding adenylate/guanylate cyclase domain-containing protein, giving the protein MDNAYQAEKEIATILFCDIRNFTSLLDSEDPLKAVKFANTVLAELGKEVENVGGRVDRFTGDGFMAHFGISDSLENHTESACRAALNMRDALQSINNKRYYEVESVVATGIGIHTGTVAYGKIETSQIKQETVLGDVVNTTSRIEELTKYFSVDILLSEQSYHLLKEEFVFQKMPAQQLRGKKKEMVTYWLLPMNLKKE; this is encoded by the coding sequence ATGGATAACGCTTATCAGGCAGAAAAGGAGATAGCGACTATCTTATTTTGTGATATTCGTAACTTTACCAGCTTATTGGACTCTGAGGATCCCCTTAAAGCTGTTAAATTTGCTAATACGGTATTAGCGGAGCTCGGAAAAGAAGTGGAGAATGTAGGAGGGAGGGTTGATCGTTTTACGGGAGACGGATTTATGGCTCATTTTGGAATTTCGGATAGCTTGGAAAATCATACAGAATCTGCTTGTCGTGCTGCTCTAAATATGCGTGACGCATTGCAGAGCATTAATAATAAACGATATTATGAGGTGGAAAGTGTAGTTGCAACAGGGATTGGCATCCATACCGGAACGGTTGCATATGGAAAGATTGAAACAAGTCAAATTAAACAGGAGACAGTCTTGGGGGATGTAGTCAATACCACTTCTCGTATAGAGGAATTGACTAAGTATTTTTCGGTGGATATTTTGTTGTCTGAGCAGAGCTATCATCTGTTAAAGGAGGAATTTGTTTTCCAAAAGATGCCAGCACAACAACTACGGGGTAAAAAGAAGGAAATGGTAACCTACTGGTTGCTTCCTATGAATTTAAAAAAGGAATAA